Proteins encoded together in one Deinococcus irradiatisoli window:
- the pyrE gene encoding orotate phosphoribosyltransferase — MTDSNAPLDVLALYKEAGALHEGRFLLASGRHSPYFLQSTTLLQYPQHTARLGAALADKLRAANLTPDFVIGPAMGGVVLAYEVARQLGTRALFAEKDGQGGMLIRQAFSVTPQQTFVAVEDVLTTGGSVLKAVRAAEAYGARCLGVACIVDRRQVTGPLGGYPLTSLLELYFETYLPSEVPDWLAERELQEI, encoded by the coding sequence ATGACCGATTCCAACGCGCCGCTCGACGTGCTGGCCCTCTATAAAGAGGCCGGAGCGCTGCACGAGGGCCGCTTTCTGCTGGCCTCCGGGCGGCACTCGCCGTACTTCCTGCAATCGACCACCCTGCTGCAGTACCCGCAGCACACCGCCCGGCTGGGTGCGGCGCTGGCCGACAAACTGCGGGCGGCGAACCTGACGCCCGACTTCGTGATCGGCCCGGCGATGGGCGGGGTGGTGCTGGCCTACGAGGTCGCGCGTCAGCTCGGCACGCGGGCGCTGTTCGCCGAGAAAGACGGGCAGGGCGGCATGCTGATCCGGCAGGCCTTCAGCGTCACGCCGCAGCAGACCTTCGTGGCGGTCGAGGACGTGCTGACCACCGGCGGCAGCGTGCTCAAGGCGGTGCGGGCGGCCGAGGCCTACGGCGCGCGCTGCCTGGGGGTGGCCTGCATCGTGGACCGGCGGCAGGTGACCGGCCCGCTCGGCGGCTACCCGCTCACCTCGCTGCTGGAGCTGTATTTCGAAACCTACCTGCCCTCGGAAGTGCCGGACTGGCTGGCCGAGCGTGAACTGCAGGAGATCTGA